The genomic DNA TGGTGGAGCGATGGGTGGCACAAGACCGAGCCGTCTGGGGTCATCATCCCTCATTGATCTGGTACGAGGCATCCCGACTCCTCTCGCCAACCTCTCGTTGAttatttttgattggagtactggaATGTATTCGTAGCCCTTTTCTGATTTTAGTGAATACACACTGTACCTTCTGGCATTCTTATTGTACTTCCGTTTGAATCTAAAAAATAGGACAATTGCATAATGAATTTCTGTCACGACAATGGGACAAACTTAAATAACGTGTAGTAACGTTAATACAGCTTTTTAATTGTAAGTGGTAGGCATTATTTTGGCTCAACTCTGActgaaaaaaaaaggtaaaacctaCATTAGTtggccttcagcattcctgaCTGCTGGTCGATTAAGGTGAAAGTTATAATCCAGTGCTGCAAGGAGAACTCTGGCTTCATACACTTTGTAGGAGAAGGCTTGACGCTTGCTGGCATACATCAGAATGTGGTTCTGAAATGACTCAAGCAGGGCTGTTGATCTGTACAAATGAACAGTCAGTATGAGAGAGGACAACTGGTCATATGGCTAATAGCAGGGATGCTCCAAGTCAGTCCTGGAGGGCAGCTAACATGCATATTTAGTTCTGTCCCTGGTTAAATACAGCAGAATCAAATTTGTCAGCAGTTCCATCAGCAGGCCTCAGTATAAATTAGACACCTTGAGTGTGTAGGCCAGCAGTTATATCTTCTTTAGTGTCTGTATGCACTGTTATTGTATGCATTATTTTCAGGAAATGTATTTGAGcaatttttaaagtgacactcAGTTGCTGGGAGGCAAAACAGCTAACGGAGCACCCCTGGCCTACAGCTTCaccaaaaaatacataaataagtcTCACATGTACCTGAAGTGCAGATATTTATGCACGTCCTTCTGCCAGCGTTTGTTCAAGACAATCTCCACAAGAGCTTTGTGACTCCTGGAATCCTTCTCGATCCACTGCTTCCCCTGCTGGTCATCAAGATGATCATGCTGGCAGTTTCCCATTGCCCATGTGTGAACATTGCAAACATGGTGTAGAATTCCAACCCAATGTGCCTGTGCAAAATTAAACACAATGCAAAACAGTATGAATATGACAGGTTTTTAGGTGGAGTTTGGGATACTATTGGAATTAAAGTTTTCTTACAAGAAACTGCTCTATTGTGGTGGCTGTCTTGCAACACCACCAAAAATGATTGACTATGTCTTTCAACCAGTTGAGGAGAATAGACTGTCCCTTAatttttgctgcctggaagaaaaaTAGAAATCATAACAAATCCATTTTTAGTATGCAGTATTTTTCTAAGGAATTGACTGCTGGCCAAAATAATGTTCTTTTAGCATAATCAAAAAAATTGCTACATAAATGTGCCTTATTTTAGATTATAGATTTTGATTATAGatgattgattttgaaatatatTGTTTAAGTGCAGATAAGAATGATCGTAGGTAAAACTTACAGCTGAAATCTTTTTTGCCAGGCTTTTAGCACCATGCCACATGTCCAAGCTGTGGTGTATTTCCAGGTCTTTGTATCTGCCTCTCTCAGGGTCTGCAGAGGTTTTTgttgtattattttattgtacagAATATGAATGAGCATTGGTTATTTTGTCTTTCATTTCACTGGATGAACACTTACTCAGAAGGGCTGCAATTTGAACATGAGCGTCCGTGCAGATCTCCACAACTTTTATTTCTTTCGAGAGCTTGTCCAGAGTTTGGATAAAAGCCTCTTTCTCCATTATATTAGAGTTCCATGATGTCTGACGCTTGTCTATGGTAGCAACATGGACAATTGCCTTGCTTTCAAGCTCCATAGTTGTGTAGCTGCAGAACTGGGCACAGTGTCCTGGCGAGTCATTCCTGCCATCACCTGAAAAATAATTATAACAATAATACATTGATTTGtagattatatatacatatatctaaagttgtcatttttagAGAaggtaaatacaaataaaaatgctGTAATGTCTAAAACCACATACCAAGGAGAACAACATCTTTTCCCTGGAGTTGACCGATTTTGTCAGACCTCCTCTCTTCCCAGAAGTTTTTCACAACATCTACACAGTATGTGTCTTGAATTGTGAAAAAGGTGTTTTGATTTACCATGCCAATGTTCATAAATTTGAAAAGTAGTGCAACTTTGTAGTAGTTGTTTCCAGACAGTAAAATGTTTGATGACAAAAGAAAGTCGCCAGCCTGCATTCCAAATTTCAAGACTGGTTGAGAGTTCCACTTCCATAAGCAGTGTCCATTGTGGCAAACCTATAAGTAAGAAATGATAATATAAATGCCACGTGTAGCCATATGAAACAGCATACATTTGATATGATTTTTTCAGTGATGCTTACCCATTGTACACTGATAGCTGTGCCCTTGTAGGAGATTTTTTTGTGAAAGGGAGCACGACTGCCACATACTTCAGCTTTGTGGGTTAAAGCGGTGCACCTGTCCAATGGCAGGGTTATAAACTCAACAAGCTGCTTCAAGCAGTTCTCATACACCACTGCTGCTCGGACACCAACGATGTCTTCAGCAACAATGACCTTCTCTGTTCCTGGCAAAATTGGCACATCAACATCAGCCAAGCACTCCTGAGGATCATCTCCACAACCTTGTATGTCATGCACTGTCTCATCAAGGCCAATTATAGGAAGACCATCTATGGAAGGAGCTGATTTTAGTGCACCACCCATTCTAAGGGAGAAGAACACAAAGTTTTGGAGGAAAAGAATTCCAAAGGATGACACAAAATGAAAATTAATCACAATTTATAACTCACCGTATAGATATTGGAGGAAGATACTCATCATCTGAGCTGTCATCCCTCTGTTCCGCACTACTCATATTCTCCCTGTCCTCCCAGTCAATtctgtaaatgtttttattaaaatatttgtATATCAAGGCTGAGAATACACAAGCAGTAGAGTAAACAAGGAGTTAGTGTAACTGACACACTGTTCATGGGATCATTGAAGACATCCTCATCCAGGTCATCTTCAGAAATAACCATGTCATGCACGCTTAGAGAAAAACAGAAAATGCTCATTATTATAATGAAAATAGATTTTGTGGCTATAATCCTACAAACAACATATGGATTACCTTTGCTGAAGGCTTTCAATTTCTGGTGTTCCTGTGACTCCACTCAAGTGTTCATCTCTTATTTATaggaaagaataaaataaaatgaaaaaaaaatttaattgtaGTATAACAATTTGAAATTAGCTATGAGGTTTTTTGGAAAAAACTTGCTTTTCATTTCCGCTTGAAATGCTGGACAATGGTGGATCTTCCATTGATCTATGTTTCCCCTTCATGGGGGTAGATGTTGTGGTGGCTAGAGTCCTCTCATAACTGTAAAACATCAGTAGAAAAATtccaaatttattttatttattacacgTGTGTGCTTGTattatataacacacacacacacacacacacacacacacacacacacacacacacacacacacacacacacatgtaaacaaaaacatgcaCGATC from Nothobranchius furzeri strain GRZ-AD chromosome 10, NfurGRZ-RIMD1, whole genome shotgun sequence includes the following:
- the LOC139072147 gene encoding uncharacterized protein — encoded protein: MVISEDDLDEDVFNDPMNSVIDWEDRENMSSAEQRDDSSDDEYLPPISIRMGGALKSAPSIDGLPIIGLDETVHDIQGCGDDPQECLADVDVPILPGTEKVIVAEDIVGVRAAVVYENCLKQLVEFITLPLDRCTALTHKAEVCGSRAPFHKKISYKGTAISVQWVCHNGHCLWKWNSQPVLKFGMQAGDFLLSSNILLSGNNYYKVALLFKFMNIGMVNQNTFFTIQDTYCVDVVKNFWEERRSDKIGQLQGKDVVLLGDGRNDSPGHCAQFCSYTTMELESKAIVHVATIDKRQTSWNSNIMEKEAFIQTLDKLSKEIKVVEICTDAHVQIAALLNPERGRYKDLEIHHSLDMWHGAKSLAKKISAAAKIKGQSILLNWLKDIVNHFWWCCKTATTIEQFLAHWVGILHHVCNVHTWAMGNCQHDHLDDQQGKQWIEKDSRSHKALVEIVLNKRWQKDVHKYLHFRSTALLESFQNHILMYASKRQAFSYKVYEARVLLAALDYNFHLNRPAVRNAEGQLM